Proteins found in one Quercus robur chromosome 2, dhQueRobu3.1, whole genome shotgun sequence genomic segment:
- the LOC126715806 gene encoding mitochondrial outer membrane protein porin 4, producing MATSPASFSDIGKRAKDLLTKDYNFDHKYTLSLQGSSGLGLTATGLKRDQIFVGDINTLYKSGKTTVDVKVDTYSNVSTKVILSDILPSTKAAFSFKIPDHKSGKLDVQYIHPHAAIDSSIGLNPTPLLELSAAIGSKDLSLGAEVGFDTASANFTKYNAGIGMNRPDYSASVLLTDKGQVLKASYVHLVNPVNGTTVGAEMSHRLNTNENSFAIGSSYALDQLTVVKTRFSDNGKVAMLCQREWRPKSLVTLSAEYDSKASNAAPKLGLALSLKP from the exons ATGGCTACCAGTCCAGCATCATTTTCGGATATAGGCAAAAGAGCAAAAG ACCTCTTGACCAAGGATTACAACTTCGATCACAAGTATACTCTGTCATTGCAGGGCTCGTCTGGGCTG GGACTAACAGCTACAGGTTTGAAGAGGGATCAAATATTTGTTGGTGACATAAATACCTTGTACAAGAGTGGGAAGACTACAGTGGATGTGAAAGTTGATACCTATTCTAAT GTGTCTACAAAAGTGATCTTGAGTGATATCTTGCCAAGCACCAAAGCTGCCTTTAGCTTCAAGATACCAGATCATAAGTCTGGAAAG CTGGATGTGCAGTACATTCATCCTCATGCAGCAATTGATTCCAGTATTGGCCTGAACCCAACTCCTCTTTTGGAGCTTTCAGCTGCAATTGGGAGCAAGGATCTCAGTTTGGGTGCTGAAGTAGGATTTGATACCGCTTCTGCTAACTTCACCAAGTACAATGCTGGGATTGGCATGAACAGGCCAGATTACTCTGCATCAGTTTTACT GACGGACAAAGGACAGGTACTGAAGGCATCTTATGTTCATCTTGTGAATCCTGTCAATGGGACAACAGTTGGTGCTGAAATGTCTCACAGATTAAACACCAATGAAAACAGTTTTGCAATTGGAAGCTCTTATGCACTTGATCAGTTAACTGTGGTAAAAACAAGATTCTCTGACAATGGGAAAGTTGCGATGCTATGTCAGCGTGAATGGAGGCCTAAGTCACTGGTTACTTTATCAGCTGAGTATGATTCAAAGGCCAGTAATGCAGCCCCGAAGTTGGGTCTTGCCCTTAGTCTCAAGCCTTGA
- the LOC126715805 gene encoding hydroxyproline O-galactosyltransferase GALT3, with amino-acid sequence MDFKTLSQSTTHIQIHINSRGFNFKNQIMMKSARLNGRHRFIISSFFFIMFLCVLASINEVRFDSFLKFGQCALANVPSHNSSLENNIVASNSSSSSSDEIRILIGILTLPDQYQRRHFLRLIYGTQSPLGAKVDVKFVFCNLTKEDQKVLVALEIMRYDDIIILNCKENMNKGKTYTYFSSLPEMLNDTNSPYPPYHYVMKTDDDTYFRLNSLVESLRPLPREDLYYGYVIPCRSMDPFVHYMSGMGYMISWDIVEWIRDSDIPKNHLEGPEDKVFGDWIREGHRAKNRYNAKWSMYNFPEPPTTCTHELWPNTIGVHLLKTQEKWIRTLKYFNVTDNLKPSKLYHIP; translated from the coding sequence ATGGATTTCAAAACCCTCTCGCAAAGCACAACCCATATTCAGATCCATATAAACTCTAGAGGGTTCAACTTCAAGAACCAAATAATGATGAAGAGTGCAAGGCTGAATGGGCGACATCGTTTcataatttcttctttcttcttcatcatgtTCCTTTGTGTCTTAGCTTCTATCAATGAAGTCCGATTTGATAGCTTCTTAAAGTTTGGTCAGTGTGCTCTAGCCAACGTGCCCTCACACAATTCATCGTTAGAAAACAATATTGTAgcttcaaattcttcttcttcttcctcggATGAAATTCGAATACTCATCGGCATTCTAACACTTCCGGATCAATACCAACGCCGCCACTTCCTCCGACTCATCTATGGAACACAGTCTCCATTGGGTGCCAAAGTTGACGTGAAGTTTGTCTTTTGCAACCTAACAAAGGAAGACCAAAAGGTACTCGTTGCACTAGAGATAATGCGTTATGATGATATCATAATCCTCAACTGCAAAGAGAACATGAACAAGGGTAAGACTTACACATACTTTTCAAGCTTGCCAGAAATGCTAAATGATACAAATAGTCCTTACCCTCCATACCATTATGTCATGAAAACCGATGATGATACTTACTTTAGGTTAAATAGCTTGGTAGAGTCTTTGAGGCCATTGCCTAGAGAAGATTTGTACTATGGTTATGTTATTCCTTGTCGTAGCATGGACCCTTTTGTGCATTACATGTCTGGAATGGGTTATATGATTTCTTGGGATATAGTGGAGTGGATTAGGGATTCTGATATTCCAAAGAATCACCTGGAAGGGCCTGAAGATAAGGTTTTTGGCGATTGGATTCGAGAAGGGCATCGTGCTAAGAATAGGTACAATGCTAAGTGGTCTATGTACAATTTTCCCGAGCCACCCACGACATGTACACATGAGCTTTGGCCAAACACGATTGGTGTTCATTTGTTGAAGACGCAAGAGAAGTGGATTCGGACATTGAAGTATTTCAATGTCACAGATAATTTGAAACCATCTAAATTGTATCATATACCTTAA